The following coding sequences are from one Gadus morhua chromosome 10, gadMor3.0, whole genome shotgun sequence window:
- the rps6kal gene encoding ribosomal protein S6 kinase alpha-6 isoform X2, producing the protein MPFSEPAESWHKMEVNGHQIMDEPMEEEEPFTDCDDEGGYKEIPITHHVKEGCEKADPSQFELLKVLGQGSFGKVFLVRKIMGPDAGQLYAMKVLKKASLKVRDRVRTKMERDILVEVNHPFIVKLHYAFQTEGKLYLILDFLRGGDVFTRLSKEVMFTEEDVKFYLAELALALDHLHTLGIVYRDLKPENILLDEAGHIKLTDFGLSKESVDADKKAYSFCGTVEYMAPEVVNRRGHTQSADWWSLGVLMFEMLTGTLPFQGKDRNETMNMILKAKLGMPQFLSLEAQSLLRMLFKRNPANRLGAGADGVEEIKRHAFFSTIDWNKLYRRELQPPFKPAAGKPDDTFCFDPEFTAKTPKDSPGIPPSANAHQLFKGFSFVAPAPFEENAKGSPLLSILPIVQMHTGSAQFSDLYDLHEDIGVGSYSICKRCVHRVSSTDYAAKIIDKSKRDPSEEIEILMRYGQHPNIITLKDVYDEGRYVYVVTELMKGGELLDKILRQKFFSEREASAVLYTITKTVDYLHCQGVVHRDLKPSNILYMDDSGNPDSIRICDFGFAKQLRGGNGLLLTPCYTANFVAPEVLMRQGYDAACDIWSLGVLLYTMLAGYTPFANGPNDTPEDILLRIGSGKFSLTGGNWDTVSNTSKDLLSHMLHVDPHQRYTAEQVLKHAWITCRDTLPHFQLTRHDAPHLVKGAMAATYSALSQKSSQPLLEPVAASSLAQRRSMKKLTSTDM; encoded by the exons ATGCCTTTCTCCGAGCCAGCGGAATCCTGGCACAAGATGGAG GTCAACGGACATCAGATCATGGACGAGcccatggaggaggaagagccttTCACGGACTGT gacGATGAGGGGGGTTATAAGGAGATTCCCATCACCCACCATGTGAAAGAGGGCTGTGAGAAGGCAGACCCATCGCAGTTCGAACTGCTCAAGGTCCTGGGCCAGGGCTCTTTCGGCAAG GTGTTTCTCGTCAGGAAGATCATGGGTCCAGATGCTGGTCAGTTATATGCAATGAAAGTACTGAAAAAGGCATCGTTGAAAG TCAGGGACAGAGTTCGCAccaagatggagagagacatttTAGTGGAGGTCAATCACCCCTTCATAGTGAAATTGCACTATG CATTTCAGACAGAAGGAAAACTGTATTTAATACTGGACTTTCTAAGGGGAGGAGATGTATTCACTCGTTTATCCAAAGAG GTTATGTTTACAGAGGAGGATGTGAAATTCTACCTTGCAGAGCTGGCCCTGGCCCTAGACCATCTGCACACACTGGGCATAGTTTACAGAGATCTCAAACCAGAGAA TATATTACTTGATGAAGCTGGCCATATCAAGTTAACAG ACTTTGGGTTGAGTAAGGAGTCAGTAGATGCTGATAAGAAGGCATATTCCTTCTGTGGTACAGTGGAGTATATGGCCCCTGAGGTGGTCAAcaggagaggacacacacagagcgctgaCTGGTGGTCGCTAGGCGTGCTAATG TTTGAGATGCTAACGGGGACATTACCGTTCCAAGGGAAAGACCGCAACGAGACCATGAACATGATTCTCAA AGCTAAGCTGGGTATGCCACAGTTCCTGAGTCTGGAGGCACAGAGTTTGCTGAGAATGCTGTTCAAACGTAACCCTGCCAACAGACTCG GCGCCGGGGCTGATGGTGTGGAAGAGATCAAACGGCACGCTTTCTTTTCCACTATTGACTGGAat AAGCTGTACAGGAGGGAGCTCCAGCCCCCGTTCAAACCAGCCGCAGGCAAGCCAGATGACACGTTCTGCTTTGACCCCGAGTTCACCGCTAAAACTCCTAAAG attCTCCTGGTATCCCTCCCAGTGCGAACGCCCACCAGCTCTTCAAAGGCTTCAGCTTCGTGGCCCCGGCGCCGTTCGAGGAGAACGCAAAGGGCTCGCCCCTGCTCAGCATACTGCCTATAGTTCAG ATGCACACAGGCTCGGCGCAGTTCTCTGACCTCTACGACCTCCATGAGGACATCGGCGTGGGCTCGTACTCCATCTGCAAGCGCTGCGTGCATCGGGTCTCCTCCACCGACTACGCCGCCAAG ATTATAGACAAGAGTAAGAGGGACCCGTCGGAAGAGATTGAAATCCTGATGAGATACGGACAGCATCCCAACATCATCACCCTCAAAGAC GTGTACGACGAGGGGCGGTATGTGTACGTGGTGACGGAGCTGATGAAGGGTGGAGAGCTGCTGGACAAGATCCTCAGGCAGAAGTTCTTCTCGGAGCGGGAGGCCAGCGCGGTTCTCTACACCATCACCAAGACCGTTGACTACCTCCACTGCCAAGGG GTggtccaccgagacttgaagcCCAGCAACATCCTGTACATGGACGACTCAGGGAACCCTGACTCCATCCGGATCTGTGACTTTGGCTTCGCTAAGCAGCTCCGCGGGGGGAACGGCCTGCTGCTCACTCCCTGCTACACCGCCAACTTTGTGGCCCcagag gtactaATGCGGCAAGGTTACGACGCGGCGTGTGACATTTGGAGCCTGGGGGTGTTGCTGTACACGATGCTCGCTGG GTACACGCCGTTCGCCAACGGACCCAACGACACCCCAGAGGACATTCTGCTGCGAATAGGCTCGGGGAAGTTCTCCCTCACCGGCGGAAACTGGGACACTGTGTCCAACACCTCAAAG gaccTGCTATCCCACATGCTGCATGTGGATCCTCACCAGCGCTACACGGCAGAGCAGGTGCTGAAGCACGCCTGGATCACCTGTCGGGACACACTGCCTCACTTTCAGCTCACACGGCACGACGCACCTCACCTGGTCAAG GGAGCCATGGCGGCCACATATTCAGCGCTGAGCCAGAAGTCGAGCCAGCCGCTGCTGGAGCCCGTGGCCGCATCCAGCCTGGCCCAGAGACGCAGCATGAAGAAACTCACCTCCACGGACATGtag
- the rps6kal gene encoding ribosomal protein S6 kinase alpha-6 isoform X1, with protein MPFSEPAESWHKMEVNSVSSEVNGHQIMDEPMEEEEPFTDCDDEGGYKEIPITHHVKEGCEKADPSQFELLKVLGQGSFGKVFLVRKIMGPDAGQLYAMKVLKKASLKVRDRVRTKMERDILVEVNHPFIVKLHYAFQTEGKLYLILDFLRGGDVFTRLSKEVMFTEEDVKFYLAELALALDHLHTLGIVYRDLKPENILLDEAGHIKLTDFGLSKESVDADKKAYSFCGTVEYMAPEVVNRRGHTQSADWWSLGVLMFEMLTGTLPFQGKDRNETMNMILKAKLGMPQFLSLEAQSLLRMLFKRNPANRLGAGADGVEEIKRHAFFSTIDWNKLYRRELQPPFKPAAGKPDDTFCFDPEFTAKTPKDSPGIPPSANAHQLFKGFSFVAPAPFEENAKGSPLLSILPIVQMHTGSAQFSDLYDLHEDIGVGSYSICKRCVHRVSSTDYAAKIIDKSKRDPSEEIEILMRYGQHPNIITLKDVYDEGRYVYVVTELMKGGELLDKILRQKFFSEREASAVLYTITKTVDYLHCQGVVHRDLKPSNILYMDDSGNPDSIRICDFGFAKQLRGGNGLLLTPCYTANFVAPEVLMRQGYDAACDIWSLGVLLYTMLAGYTPFANGPNDTPEDILLRIGSGKFSLTGGNWDTVSNTSKDLLSHMLHVDPHQRYTAEQVLKHAWITCRDTLPHFQLTRHDAPHLVKGAMAATYSALSQKSSQPLLEPVAASSLAQRRSMKKLTSTDM; from the exons ATGCCTTTCTCCGAGCCAGCGGAATCCTGGCACAAGATGGAGGTAAATAGCGTTAGTAGCGAG GTCAACGGACATCAGATCATGGACGAGcccatggaggaggaagagccttTCACGGACTGT gacGATGAGGGGGGTTATAAGGAGATTCCCATCACCCACCATGTGAAAGAGGGCTGTGAGAAGGCAGACCCATCGCAGTTCGAACTGCTCAAGGTCCTGGGCCAGGGCTCTTTCGGCAAG GTGTTTCTCGTCAGGAAGATCATGGGTCCAGATGCTGGTCAGTTATATGCAATGAAAGTACTGAAAAAGGCATCGTTGAAAG TCAGGGACAGAGTTCGCAccaagatggagagagacatttTAGTGGAGGTCAATCACCCCTTCATAGTGAAATTGCACTATG CATTTCAGACAGAAGGAAAACTGTATTTAATACTGGACTTTCTAAGGGGAGGAGATGTATTCACTCGTTTATCCAAAGAG GTTATGTTTACAGAGGAGGATGTGAAATTCTACCTTGCAGAGCTGGCCCTGGCCCTAGACCATCTGCACACACTGGGCATAGTTTACAGAGATCTCAAACCAGAGAA TATATTACTTGATGAAGCTGGCCATATCAAGTTAACAG ACTTTGGGTTGAGTAAGGAGTCAGTAGATGCTGATAAGAAGGCATATTCCTTCTGTGGTACAGTGGAGTATATGGCCCCTGAGGTGGTCAAcaggagaggacacacacagagcgctgaCTGGTGGTCGCTAGGCGTGCTAATG TTTGAGATGCTAACGGGGACATTACCGTTCCAAGGGAAAGACCGCAACGAGACCATGAACATGATTCTCAA AGCTAAGCTGGGTATGCCACAGTTCCTGAGTCTGGAGGCACAGAGTTTGCTGAGAATGCTGTTCAAACGTAACCCTGCCAACAGACTCG GCGCCGGGGCTGATGGTGTGGAAGAGATCAAACGGCACGCTTTCTTTTCCACTATTGACTGGAat AAGCTGTACAGGAGGGAGCTCCAGCCCCCGTTCAAACCAGCCGCAGGCAAGCCAGATGACACGTTCTGCTTTGACCCCGAGTTCACCGCTAAAACTCCTAAAG attCTCCTGGTATCCCTCCCAGTGCGAACGCCCACCAGCTCTTCAAAGGCTTCAGCTTCGTGGCCCCGGCGCCGTTCGAGGAGAACGCAAAGGGCTCGCCCCTGCTCAGCATACTGCCTATAGTTCAG ATGCACACAGGCTCGGCGCAGTTCTCTGACCTCTACGACCTCCATGAGGACATCGGCGTGGGCTCGTACTCCATCTGCAAGCGCTGCGTGCATCGGGTCTCCTCCACCGACTACGCCGCCAAG ATTATAGACAAGAGTAAGAGGGACCCGTCGGAAGAGATTGAAATCCTGATGAGATACGGACAGCATCCCAACATCATCACCCTCAAAGAC GTGTACGACGAGGGGCGGTATGTGTACGTGGTGACGGAGCTGATGAAGGGTGGAGAGCTGCTGGACAAGATCCTCAGGCAGAAGTTCTTCTCGGAGCGGGAGGCCAGCGCGGTTCTCTACACCATCACCAAGACCGTTGACTACCTCCACTGCCAAGGG GTggtccaccgagacttgaagcCCAGCAACATCCTGTACATGGACGACTCAGGGAACCCTGACTCCATCCGGATCTGTGACTTTGGCTTCGCTAAGCAGCTCCGCGGGGGGAACGGCCTGCTGCTCACTCCCTGCTACACCGCCAACTTTGTGGCCCcagag gtactaATGCGGCAAGGTTACGACGCGGCGTGTGACATTTGGAGCCTGGGGGTGTTGCTGTACACGATGCTCGCTGG GTACACGCCGTTCGCCAACGGACCCAACGACACCCCAGAGGACATTCTGCTGCGAATAGGCTCGGGGAAGTTCTCCCTCACCGGCGGAAACTGGGACACTGTGTCCAACACCTCAAAG gaccTGCTATCCCACATGCTGCATGTGGATCCTCACCAGCGCTACACGGCAGAGCAGGTGCTGAAGCACGCCTGGATCACCTGTCGGGACACACTGCCTCACTTTCAGCTCACACGGCACGACGCACCTCACCTGGTCAAG GGAGCCATGGCGGCCACATATTCAGCGCTGAGCCAGAAGTCGAGCCAGCCGCTGCTGGAGCCCGTGGCCGCATCCAGCCTGGCCCAGAGACGCAGCATGAAGAAACTCACCTCCACGGACATGtag
- the rps6kal gene encoding ribosomal protein S6 kinase alpha-6 isoform X3, whose amino-acid sequence MYSLVYPKSSCQVMFTEEDVKFYLAELALALDHLHTLGIVYRDLKPENILLDEAGHIKLTDFGLSKESVDADKKAYSFCGTVEYMAPEVVNRRGHTQSADWWSLGVLMFEMLTGTLPFQGKDRNETMNMILKAKLGMPQFLSLEAQSLLRMLFKRNPANRLGAGADGVEEIKRHAFFSTIDWNKLYRRELQPPFKPAAGKPDDTFCFDPEFTAKTPKDSPGIPPSANAHQLFKGFSFVAPAPFEENAKGSPLLSILPIVQMHTGSAQFSDLYDLHEDIGVGSYSICKRCVHRVSSTDYAAKIIDKSKRDPSEEIEILMRYGQHPNIITLKDVYDEGRYVYVVTELMKGGELLDKILRQKFFSEREASAVLYTITKTVDYLHCQGVVHRDLKPSNILYMDDSGNPDSIRICDFGFAKQLRGGNGLLLTPCYTANFVAPEVLMRQGYDAACDIWSLGVLLYTMLAGYTPFANGPNDTPEDILLRIGSGKFSLTGGNWDTVSNTSKDLLSHMLHVDPHQRYTAEQVLKHAWITCRDTLPHFQLTRHDAPHLVKGAMAATYSALSQKSSQPLLEPVAASSLAQRRSMKKLTSTDM is encoded by the exons ATGTATTCACTCGTTTATCCAAAGAG TTCTTGTCAGGTTATGTTTACAGAGGAGGATGTGAAATTCTACCTTGCAGAGCTGGCCCTGGCCCTAGACCATCTGCACACACTGGGCATAGTTTACAGAGATCTCAAACCAGAGAA TATATTACTTGATGAAGCTGGCCATATCAAGTTAACAG ACTTTGGGTTGAGTAAGGAGTCAGTAGATGCTGATAAGAAGGCATATTCCTTCTGTGGTACAGTGGAGTATATGGCCCCTGAGGTGGTCAAcaggagaggacacacacagagcgctgaCTGGTGGTCGCTAGGCGTGCTAATG TTTGAGATGCTAACGGGGACATTACCGTTCCAAGGGAAAGACCGCAACGAGACCATGAACATGATTCTCAA AGCTAAGCTGGGTATGCCACAGTTCCTGAGTCTGGAGGCACAGAGTTTGCTGAGAATGCTGTTCAAACGTAACCCTGCCAACAGACTCG GCGCCGGGGCTGATGGTGTGGAAGAGATCAAACGGCACGCTTTCTTTTCCACTATTGACTGGAat AAGCTGTACAGGAGGGAGCTCCAGCCCCCGTTCAAACCAGCCGCAGGCAAGCCAGATGACACGTTCTGCTTTGACCCCGAGTTCACCGCTAAAACTCCTAAAG attCTCCTGGTATCCCTCCCAGTGCGAACGCCCACCAGCTCTTCAAAGGCTTCAGCTTCGTGGCCCCGGCGCCGTTCGAGGAGAACGCAAAGGGCTCGCCCCTGCTCAGCATACTGCCTATAGTTCAG ATGCACACAGGCTCGGCGCAGTTCTCTGACCTCTACGACCTCCATGAGGACATCGGCGTGGGCTCGTACTCCATCTGCAAGCGCTGCGTGCATCGGGTCTCCTCCACCGACTACGCCGCCAAG ATTATAGACAAGAGTAAGAGGGACCCGTCGGAAGAGATTGAAATCCTGATGAGATACGGACAGCATCCCAACATCATCACCCTCAAAGAC GTGTACGACGAGGGGCGGTATGTGTACGTGGTGACGGAGCTGATGAAGGGTGGAGAGCTGCTGGACAAGATCCTCAGGCAGAAGTTCTTCTCGGAGCGGGAGGCCAGCGCGGTTCTCTACACCATCACCAAGACCGTTGACTACCTCCACTGCCAAGGG GTggtccaccgagacttgaagcCCAGCAACATCCTGTACATGGACGACTCAGGGAACCCTGACTCCATCCGGATCTGTGACTTTGGCTTCGCTAAGCAGCTCCGCGGGGGGAACGGCCTGCTGCTCACTCCCTGCTACACCGCCAACTTTGTGGCCCcagag gtactaATGCGGCAAGGTTACGACGCGGCGTGTGACATTTGGAGCCTGGGGGTGTTGCTGTACACGATGCTCGCTGG GTACACGCCGTTCGCCAACGGACCCAACGACACCCCAGAGGACATTCTGCTGCGAATAGGCTCGGGGAAGTTCTCCCTCACCGGCGGAAACTGGGACACTGTGTCCAACACCTCAAAG gaccTGCTATCCCACATGCTGCATGTGGATCCTCACCAGCGCTACACGGCAGAGCAGGTGCTGAAGCACGCCTGGATCACCTGTCGGGACACACTGCCTCACTTTCAGCTCACACGGCACGACGCACCTCACCTGGTCAAG GGAGCCATGGCGGCCACATATTCAGCGCTGAGCCAGAAGTCGAGCCAGCCGCTGCTGGAGCCCGTGGCCGCATCCAGCCTGGCCCAGAGACGCAGCATGAAGAAACTCACCTCCACGGACATGtag